In Primulina eburnea isolate SZY01 chromosome 14, ASM2296580v1, whole genome shotgun sequence, the following proteins share a genomic window:
- the LOC140812325 gene encoding uncharacterized protein, producing MPVPTLRNGKPGILFPDEVISSLAEPFKFALVGKISGNRSPNSGISAAFAKLGLVRYFDLKFMPWGFLVLTLAFEEDYAFFWTKGVMQVGPLSVRFSKWTPEFNLQEESPIAPVWIRFPGLPLHLFSKQSLFALAKIVGKPVKMDDHTADSTRGAFARVCVEINVLEPLVKEVWDAEPDPVGLYCVDTDPPCGNLEDAGVGTSGKDQLESVLVEGVILSDEVIDGGLQLDDCVDGTGVPSTSELPVFGSLGPCTLNHSSHSIPYVPLSPDDASSAVEELVARQVPSVSELVFRLESAGDTDQEFDRYSESGDGCRSESRILDADMGDIKKRKENAFHRGLRSSESQQRLRAHVKEKRVKILAILEPMIDLDVFFAEDVMVECLFDHTQFLHFRVSASFLPTTVFCSFVYAKCDYIERRQLWTSLLQVKPDQGPWLVGGDFNVVRNSSECLGSSGGRLLPMEEFNHFILDSGLVDASFEGSSFTWTNKTIWKRLDRVFVSVDWGDHFHSIRVEHLIRTVSDHCPLFVSVPAVRVAEAVCEADPSDLHWTSLSNCNEDLARVTAMEADFWRQKAACMWLEDSERNTKLFHNMVKKKRVANKIFRIWDNGSCLTSLDLIQQSGAAFFQNLLTGDPFVLSCPDFSDFPLHCWEIVHQDILDAVLDFFRGSPMPQGFTATTITLIPKVMGAQAWSDFRPISLCNVTNKIISKLLYSRLKVVAERLVSWNQSGFVPGRVISDIILLAQELTHSLSLPTRGGNVILKLDMAKAYDRSNEQVVSLISACISHCQFSVNINGSLTGFFGSTRGLRQGDPLSPLLFILGAEYLSRGLDRLYHQYPAIRYRSGCDLPLSHLSYVDDIIIFANGGTREMNSLMDSFHHYENCLGQLVNAFKSVIILPPRCSGRTCARLFRITGW from the exons ATGCCTGTGCCGACTCTTCGGAATGGCAAACCGGGTATTCTCTTCCCGGATGAGGTAATTTCTTCCCTGGCAGAACCTTTCAAATTTGCTTTGGTTGGTAAAATTTCAGGGAATCGATCTCCAAATTCTGGTATTTCTGCGGCTTTTGCTAAATTGGGACTAGTtagatattttgatttaaagTTCATGCCTTGGGGTTTTCTTGTTCTCACACTTGCTTTTGAAGAAGACTATGCGTTTTTTTGGACCAAGGGGGTTATGCAGGTGGGTCCTCTGTCCGTTCGCTTCTCTAAGTGGACGCCAGAGTTTAATCTTCAAGAGGAGTCACCCATTGCACCTGTTTGGATCCGTTTCCCGGGTCTTCCCCTTCATTTGTTTTCTAAGCAAAGTCTCTTTGCTTTGGCTAAAATTGTGGGGAAACCGGTGAAAATGGATGATCATACTGCAGATTCTACTCGGGGTGCATTTGCTCGAGTCTGTGTTGAAATTAATGTGCTGGAACCGCTAGTCAAAGAAGTTTGG GATGCGGAGCCTGATCCTGTTGGATTATATTGTGTTGATACGGATCCTCCATGTGGTAATCTAGAGGATGCCGGTGTTGGGACTTCTGGCAAGGATCAATTGGAGTCTGTTCTTGTTGAGGGTGTGATCCTCAGTGATGAGGTTATTGATGGAGGGTTACAGTTGGATGATTGTGTGGATGGTACTGGGGTACCGTCTACTTCTGAGTTGCCTGTGTTTGGTTCTCTGGGGCCTTGCACTTTGAATCACAGTAGTCATTCCATCCCCTATGTTCCTTTGTCTCCTGATGATGCTTCCTCTGCGGTTGAGGAATTGGTTGCTAGGCAGGTTCCTTCTGTCAGTGAGTTGGTCTTTCGGCTGGAATCTGCTGGAGATACTGATCAGGAATTTGATCGGTATTCTGAGTCGGGTGATGGTTGTAGGTCTGAAAGTCGTATTCTGGATGCTGATATGGGGGATATTAAGAAAAGGAAGGAGAATGCTTTTCATAG GGGGCTCCGGAGCTCGGAGTCTCAACAGAGGCTACGTGCCCATGTTAAAGAAAAGAGAGTCAAGATCTTGGCTATTTTGGAACCCATGATTGATCTAGAT GTTTTCTTTGCTGAGGATGTGATGGTTGAGTGTCTCTTTGATCACACTCAATTCCTTCACTTCAGGGTTTCTGCTAGTTTTTTGCCGACCACTGTGTTTTGTTCCTTTGTTTATGCTAAGTGTGACTACATTGAGCGCAGACAGCTTTGGACTTCTTTGCTTCAGGTTAAGCCTGATCAGGGTCCTTGGCTTGTTGGTGGCGACTTTAATGTAGTTAGGAATTCGTCAGAGTGTTTGGGTTCTTCTGGTGGGCGGTTACTTCCCATGGAagaatttaatcattttattttggATTCTGGGTTAGTGGATGCTAGTTTTGAGGGTTCTTCGTTCACGTGGACGAACAAGACCATTTGGAAGCGTCTTGATCGGGTTTTTGTGTCTGTTGATTGGGGTGACCATTTTCATTCTATTCGTGTGGAGCACCTCATTCGTACAGTCTCTGATCATTGTCCTCTTTTTGTGTCAGTCCCG GCTGTCCGGGTGGCTGAGGCAGTTTGCGAGGCTGACCCTTCGGATTTGCATTGGACTAGTTTGTCCAATTGCAATGAAGATCTTGCTCGGGTTACCGccatggaggcggatttttggCGGCAAAAAGCCGCTTGTATGTGGTTAGAGGATAGTGAGAGAAACACCAAACTCTTCCACAATATGGTCAAGAAAAAACGGGTGGCTAACAAAATTTTCCGTATTTGGGATAATGGCTCTTGCCTTACTTCCCTTGATCTTATTCAGCAGTCTGGGGCCGCTTTTTTTCAAAACCTGCTTACTGGGGATCCTTTTGTGCTTTCTTGCCCAGATTTTTCTGATTTCCCCTTG CATTGCTGGGAGATTGTCCATCAGGATATTTTGGATGCGGTTCTTGATTTCTTTCGGGGTAGTCCCATGCCACAGGGGTTTACTGCCACCACGATCACATTGATTCCCAAAGTCATGGGTGCTCAGGCTTGGTCGGACTTTCGTCCTATCAGCTTGTGTAATGTGACCAATAAGATAATTTCCAAACTTTTATATTCTCGATTGAAGGTGGTGGCGGAGAGGCTTGTTTCGTGGAATCAGAGTGGCTTTGTTCCAGGGCGGGTGATTTCGGATATTATCCTCCTTGCTCAAGAGCTTACTCACAGTCTTTCTCTCCCCACCCGTGGTGGCAATGTTATTTTGAAATTGGATATGGCCAAAGCCTATGATAGGTCCAATG AGCAGGTTGTGTCGCTGATATCTGCCTGCATTTCTCATTGCCAATTTTCAGTTAATATCAATGGTTCCCTCACCGGGTTCTTTGGATCCACTAGGGGTCTCCGGCAGGGGGACCCTTTGTCCCCTCTTCTTTTCATTCTGGGGGCTGAGTACCTTTCGCGCGGGCTTGATCGTCTTTATCATCAGTATCCTGCGATTAGGTACCGATCTGGTTGTGATCTCCCTCTTTCCCACCTGtcttatgttgatgatatcattattTTTGCCAATGGTGGGACTCGTGAGATGAACAGTCTCATGGATTCTTTTCATCACTATGAAAACTGCTTGGGGCAGTTGGTGAATGCATTTAAGAGCGTCATTATTTTGCCTCCGAGGTGTTCTGGTCGTACTTGTGCCCGTCTCTTTCGTATCACTGG ATGGTGA